One genomic segment of Mycolicibacterium psychrotolerans includes these proteins:
- a CDS encoding sterol carrier family protein — protein MAVRRTADPAKTRAAVAALAEWLRDERAPAPHRTELAEAVRTTARTLAAVAPGASVEVRVPPFVAVQCIPGPRHTRGTPPNVVETDPRTWLLLATGLLTVPEAAAAGTLALSGARAVDIASALPLVALPD, from the coding sequence ATGGCCGTTCGCCGTACTGCCGATCCGGCAAAGACCCGTGCCGCGGTGGCGGCGCTGGCCGAGTGGCTCCGTGACGAGAGGGCACCCGCGCCACACCGTACCGAACTCGCCGAGGCCGTCCGGACGACGGCCAGAACCCTGGCGGCGGTGGCCCCCGGTGCGTCCGTGGAGGTGCGAGTGCCCCCGTTCGTCGCGGTGCAGTGCATCCCGGGCCCGCGACACACCCGCGGCACCCCGCCCAACGTCGTCGAGACCGACCCCCGCACCTGGCTGCTGCTGGCCACCGGTCTGCTCACGGTTCCCGAGGCGGCGGCCGCCGGAACGTTGGCGCTCTCGGGAGCCCGGGCCGTCGACATCGCGTCGGCGCTGCCGCTGGTGGCGCTGCCGGACTGA
- the purF gene encoding amidophosphoribosyltransferase produces the protein MTAEQPAQPENEPREECGVFGVWAPGEEVAKLTYYGLYALQHRGQEAAGIAVADGSQVLVFKDLGLVSQVFDEQTLAAMPGHVAVGHCRYSTTGSTTWENAQPVFRNTAAGTGVALGHNGNLVNTAELAARARDQGLMSNRGAAAATTDSDILGALLAHGAADSSLEQAALELLPTVRGAFCLTFMDENTLYAARDPYGVRPLSLGRLDRGWVVASETAALDIVGASFVRDIEPGELLAIDADGVRSSRFANPTPKGCVFEYVYLARPDSTIVGRSVHATRVEIGRRLAREKPVEADLVIGVPESGTPAAVGYAQESGIPYGQGLMKNAYVGRTFIQPSQTIRQLGIRLKLNPLKEVIRGKRLIVVDDSIVRGNTQRALIRMLREAGAVEVHVRIASPPVKWPCFYGIDFATPAELIANAANAEGTGDEMLDAVRHAIGADTLGYISQHGMIAATEQPATRLCSACFDGDYPIELPGETALGKNVIEHMLATAARTGIPLAADNDNASALRRP, from the coding sequence GTGACCGCCGAGCAGCCCGCGCAGCCAGAGAACGAACCTCGAGAAGAGTGCGGAGTCTTCGGAGTCTGGGCACCCGGCGAGGAAGTGGCGAAACTCACGTACTACGGCCTGTATGCCCTGCAGCACAGGGGGCAGGAAGCCGCCGGTATCGCCGTGGCCGACGGCTCACAGGTGCTGGTGTTCAAGGACCTCGGTCTGGTCAGTCAGGTCTTCGACGAGCAGACCCTGGCCGCGATGCCGGGCCACGTCGCCGTCGGACACTGCCGCTACTCCACCACGGGCTCGACCACCTGGGAGAACGCACAGCCGGTGTTCCGCAACACCGCTGCGGGCACCGGGGTCGCGCTGGGGCACAACGGAAATCTGGTCAACACCGCCGAATTGGCGGCCCGCGCCCGGGACCAGGGGCTGATGAGCAACCGCGGCGCTGCCGCTGCCACCACCGACTCCGACATCCTGGGCGCGCTGCTGGCGCACGGCGCGGCCGACTCCTCGCTGGAGCAGGCGGCACTCGAGCTGCTGCCGACCGTGCGCGGCGCCTTCTGCCTGACCTTCATGGACGAGAACACGCTCTACGCGGCGCGTGACCCCTACGGGGTGCGTCCGCTGTCACTGGGCCGGCTGGACCGGGGCTGGGTGGTGGCCTCGGAGACCGCCGCGCTCGACATCGTCGGCGCCTCGTTCGTGCGCGACATCGAGCCGGGCGAGCTGCTGGCCATCGACGCCGACGGGGTGCGCTCGTCACGCTTCGCCAACCCCACGCCGAAAGGCTGTGTGTTCGAGTACGTGTATCTGGCCCGGCCGGACAGCACGATCGTGGGCCGCTCGGTGCACGCCACCCGCGTCGAGATCGGGCGCCGGCTCGCCCGGGAGAAGCCTGTCGAGGCGGACCTGGTGATCGGCGTCCCCGAATCCGGCACACCGGCCGCGGTCGGCTACGCCCAGGAGTCCGGGATCCCCTACGGCCAGGGCCTGATGAAGAACGCCTACGTCGGCCGGACGTTCATCCAGCCGTCCCAGACGATCCGCCAGCTCGGTATCCGGCTCAAACTCAACCCGCTCAAAGAGGTCATCCGCGGTAAGCGGCTGATCGTCGTCGACGACTCGATCGTGCGCGGCAACACCCAGCGGGCGCTGATCCGGATGCTGCGCGAGGCCGGTGCGGTCGAGGTGCACGTGCGCATCGCCTCGCCGCCGGTGAAATGGCCGTGCTTCTACGGCATCGACTTCGCGACACCGGCCGAACTGATCGCCAACGCGGCGAACGCCGAGGGCACCGGGGATGAGATGCTCGACGCGGTCCGCCACGCGATCGGCGCCGACACGCTCGGCTACATCTCCCAGCACGGCATGATCGCCGCCACCGAGCAGCCCGCGACGCGGCTCTGCTCGGCGTGCTTCGACGGCGACTACCCGATCGAACTGCCCGGGGAGACGGCGCTGGGCAAGAACGTCATCGAACACATGCTGGCGACCGCGGCACGCACCGGTATCCCGCTCGCGGCCGACAACGACAACGCCTCGGCGCTGCGACGCCCGTGA
- a CDS encoding NAD(P)H-binding protein → MSAEQVKCLVTGATGYIGGQLVPELLGRGHAVRAMARKPAKLDDAPWRSRAEVVRGDLTKPESLAEAFEGMDVVYYLVHSMGTSKDFVAEEARSARNVAAAAEKAGVRRVVYLSGLHPEGVELSRHLASRVEVGEILMASSVEAVVLQAGIVIGSGSASFEMVRHLTDRLPVMTTPKWVRNKIQPISIDDVLYYLAEAATAEVPESRTWDVGGPDVMEYGDAMQTYADVAGLRRRVMVVLPFLTPTIASLWVGLVTPIPSGLARPLVESLECDAVCHEHDIDAVIPHPQGGLTGYRDAVVAALKEDAAHKGGRRHLLRFSKVVPQ, encoded by the coding sequence GTGTCGGCTGAGCAAGTGAAGTGCCTGGTGACGGGTGCGACCGGGTACATCGGTGGGCAGTTGGTGCCCGAGTTGCTCGGCCGCGGCCATGCCGTGCGGGCGATGGCGCGCAAACCCGCCAAGCTCGACGACGCGCCGTGGCGCAGCCGGGCGGAGGTGGTGCGGGGTGATCTGACCAAGCCCGAGTCGCTCGCCGAGGCGTTCGAGGGCATGGACGTCGTCTACTACCTGGTGCATTCGATGGGCACGTCGAAGGACTTCGTCGCCGAGGAGGCCAGGTCGGCCCGCAACGTCGCCGCCGCCGCCGAGAAGGCCGGGGTGCGCCGGGTGGTGTATCTCAGTGGTCTCCATCCGGAGGGCGTGGAGCTGTCCCGGCACCTGGCGTCGCGCGTCGAGGTCGGCGAGATCCTGATGGCGTCGTCGGTGGAGGCGGTGGTCCTGCAGGCGGGGATCGTCATCGGTTCGGGCTCGGCGTCGTTCGAGATGGTGCGGCACCTGACCGACCGGCTGCCGGTCATGACGACACCGAAGTGGGTGCGCAACAAGATCCAGCCGATCTCGATCGACGACGTCCTGTACTACCTCGCCGAGGCGGCGACCGCGGAGGTGCCCGAGTCACGCACCTGGGACGTGGGCGGCCCGGATGTGATGGAGTACGGCGACGCGATGCAGACCTACGCCGACGTCGCGGGTCTGCGCCGCCGGGTGATGGTCGTGCTGCCGTTCCTGACGCCGACGATCGCGAGCCTGTGGGTGGGGTTGGTGACACCCATCCCCTCGGGCCTGGCCCGGCCGCTGGTCGAGTCCCTCGAATGCGACGCGGTGTGCCATGAGCACGACATCGACGCGGTGATACCGCATCCGCAGGGTGGGTTGACCGGGTACCGCGACGCGGTGGTCGCCGCGCTGAAGGAGGATGCGGCGCACAAGGGTGGCCGCAGGCATCTGCTGCGATTCAGTAAGGTTGTGCCGCAATAG
- a CDS encoding cupin domain-containing protein — translation MGQTRRRCATVPALAALLMAAPGGASATPGAGVDAVTLSDSTADNSHYVAKLLTIAPGGGTGWHFHPGDVFGVVRSGTLTHYAADCSVDGMYPAGSTITERSGPGYVHAGRNEGPDPLVMWVLYVNPVLDPADPVGVPLVVDAADPGCPMPGSG, via the coding sequence ATGGGACAGACGCGGCGCCGGTGTGCGACGGTGCCGGCGCTCGCCGCGCTGCTGATGGCCGCCCCCGGCGGGGCGTCGGCCACGCCCGGCGCCGGGGTCGACGCGGTCACGCTGTCGGATTCGACGGCCGACAACAGCCACTATGTCGCCAAGCTGCTCACCATCGCCCCGGGCGGCGGCACCGGCTGGCACTTCCACCCCGGCGACGTGTTCGGGGTGGTGCGCTCGGGCACGCTGACCCACTACGCCGCGGACTGCTCGGTCGACGGGATGTATCCGGCGGGTTCGACGATCACCGAGAGGAGCGGTCCGGGGTATGTGCACGCCGGGCGCAACGAAGGTCCGGACCCGCTGGTGATGTGGGTGCTGTATGTGAATCCGGTGCTCGATCCTGCCGATCCGGTCGGGGTTCCGCTCGTGGTCGACGCTGCTGATCCGGGCTGCCCGATGCCCGGGTCCGGTTAA
- a CDS encoding DUF2461 domain-containing protein → MAFRGWPIEAVEFYEGLEADNSKVYWQDHREIYDRHVKAPMEELLAELADEFGPGSMFRPYRDVRFSADKSPYKTTCAARIGAGYVSFSADGLSAGSGLYMPEPAALQRFRAAVHDPDSGTELAGIVAALRAAGYQITAHDVLKTAPRGYPADHPRIELLRHKGLAMMKSWPVGAWLGTRRAKDRVVTTLRAAVPLGQWLDRHVG, encoded by the coding sequence ATGGCGTTTCGCGGCTGGCCCATCGAGGCGGTGGAGTTCTACGAGGGTCTCGAGGCCGACAACTCCAAGGTCTACTGGCAGGACCATCGGGAGATCTACGACCGCCATGTGAAGGCGCCGATGGAGGAACTGCTCGCCGAGCTCGCCGACGAGTTCGGCCCCGGCTCGATGTTCCGGCCGTACCGCGACGTGCGGTTCAGCGCGGACAAGAGCCCCTACAAGACCACCTGCGCCGCGCGGATCGGTGCCGGCTACGTGTCGTTCTCGGCCGACGGGCTGTCCGCAGGCAGCGGGCTGTACATGCCGGAGCCTGCGGCGCTGCAACGCTTCCGGGCGGCTGTCCACGATCCGGACTCCGGAACCGAACTGGCCGGCATCGTCGCGGCCCTGCGGGCGGCCGGCTACCAGATCACGGCGCATGACGTGCTCAAGACCGCCCCCCGGGGATACCCCGCCGACCATCCGCGGATCGAGCTGCTGAGGCACAAGGGCCTCGCGATGATGAAAAGCTGGCCGGTCGGCGCCTGGCTCGGCACCCGCAGAGCCAAAGATCGCGTGGTCACGACACTGCGTGCCGCCGTCCCGCTGGGGCAGTGGCTGGACCGTCACGTCGGCTAG
- the purM gene encoding phosphoribosylformylglycinamidine cyclo-ligase: MTDRAEQHGISYASAGVDIEAGDRAVELFKPLAKKATRPEVRGGLGGFAGLFALRGGYREPLLASSTDGVGTKLAVAQAMDKHDTVGIDLVAMVVDDLVVCGAEPLFLQDYIAVGRTVPERVAELVSGIADGCVMAGCALLGGETAEHPGLMAPDHYDISATGIGVVEADDVLGPDRVRPGDVLIAMASTGLHSNGYSLARHVLLEIDHMNLAGHVEEFGRTLGEELLEPTRIYAKDCLALAAETQVRTFCHVTGGGLAGNLERVIPHGLVAQLDRGTWTPAPVFGMIAQRGRIERAEMEKTFNMGVGMVAVVAPEDTDRALAVLTARHLNCWTLGSIEKGSKDGSRAVLVGQHPRF; the protein is encoded by the coding sequence ATGACCGATCGCGCCGAACAACACGGCATTTCCTACGCGTCGGCCGGGGTCGACATCGAAGCAGGCGACCGCGCTGTCGAGCTGTTCAAGCCGCTCGCCAAGAAGGCCACCCGGCCCGAGGTGCGCGGCGGCCTTGGCGGGTTCGCCGGGCTGTTCGCGCTGCGTGGCGGCTACCGCGAGCCCCTGCTGGCTTCGTCGACCGACGGCGTGGGTACCAAGCTCGCCGTCGCCCAGGCGATGGACAAGCACGACACCGTCGGCATCGACCTGGTCGCCATGGTGGTCGACGACCTCGTGGTGTGCGGCGCCGAGCCGCTGTTCCTGCAGGACTACATCGCGGTCGGACGCACCGTGCCCGAACGGGTCGCCGAGCTGGTGTCCGGCATCGCCGACGGCTGCGTGATGGCCGGATGCGCGCTGCTGGGCGGCGAGACGGCCGAACATCCCGGCCTGATGGCCCCCGACCACTACGACATCTCCGCGACCGGTATCGGCGTCGTCGAGGCCGACGACGTGCTGGGACCCGACCGGGTCCGCCCCGGCGACGTGCTCATCGCGATGGCCTCGACCGGCCTGCACTCCAACGGATACTCGCTGGCCCGCCACGTGCTGCTCGAGATCGACCACATGAACCTGGCCGGCCACGTCGAGGAGTTCGGCCGCACGCTCGGCGAGGAACTGCTCGAACCCACCCGCATCTACGCCAAGGACTGCCTGGCGCTGGCCGCGGAAACTCAGGTCCGCACGTTCTGCCACGTCACCGGTGGTGGGCTGGCGGGCAATCTGGAGCGCGTCATCCCGCACGGTCTGGTCGCCCAGCTCGACCGCGGTACCTGGACCCCGGCTCCCGTCTTCGGCATGATCGCCCAGCGCGGCCGCATCGAACGAGCCGAGATGGAGAAAACGTTCAACATGGGGGTCGGGATGGTGGCCGTCGTGGCGCCGGAGGACACCGACCGCGCACTGGCCGTGCTGACTGCCCGGCACCTGAACTGCTGGACCCTGGGAAGCATCGAGAAGGGCAGCAAGGATGGGTCACGAGCAGTGCTGGTGGGCCAGCACCCGCGGTTCTAG
- a CDS encoding DUF3073 domain-containing protein — protein sequence MGRGRAKAKQTKVARELKYSSPQTDFERLQRELAGGSDDDRVNGDVPDDRWVDEDEWRP from the coding sequence ATGGGCCGCGGCCGGGCAAAGGCAAAGCAGACCAAGGTTGCTCGTGAGCTCAAGTACAGCTCACCGCAGACCGACTTCGAGCGGCTCCAGCGCGAGCTAGCCGGCGGATCCGACGATGACCGTGTCAACGGGGACGTGCCGGATGATCGCTGGGTGGACGAGGACGAGTGGCGACCCTAG
- the ygfZ gene encoding CAF17-like 4Fe-4S cluster assembly/insertion protein YgfZ, translating to MSASSAGIPAPENGPDAGAVWHYGDPLGEQRAAAHGAVVVDRSHRAVIALTGSERKTWLHTISSQHVSDLPDGAVTENLSLDGQGRVEDHWVQTQLDGVTILDTEPWRGDALLSFLRKMVFWSDVVVEPADLAVLSLLGPALADTPVLDALGVDVLPAAGTAVALPDGGFLRSLPGSAGEVDLVVPRDQTTQWLDRLVAAGVRRAGVWAYEAHRVAALRPRLGVDTDERTIPHEVGWIGSAVHLDKGCYRGQETVARVHNLGKPPRMLVVLHLDGAADRPAAGDPVLAGGRTVGRLGTVVDHVDEGPIALALLKRGLPADTELSTGGTVAVSAAIDPDSMPAADVAGAGRLAVDRLRGGAR from the coding sequence ATGTCTGCGAGTTCGGCGGGGATCCCCGCCCCGGAGAACGGTCCGGATGCCGGTGCGGTCTGGCATTACGGTGATCCGCTCGGCGAGCAGCGCGCCGCCGCGCACGGCGCGGTCGTGGTGGACCGCTCACACCGGGCGGTGATCGCGCTGACCGGATCCGAACGCAAGACCTGGCTGCACACGATCTCCAGTCAGCACGTCAGCGACCTGCCCGACGGCGCGGTCACCGAGAACCTGAGCCTCGACGGCCAGGGGCGAGTCGAAGATCACTGGGTGCAGACCCAGCTCGACGGCGTCACGATCCTCGACACCGAGCCGTGGCGCGGCGACGCTCTGTTGAGCTTCCTGCGCAAGATGGTGTTCTGGTCGGACGTGGTCGTGGAGCCTGCCGACCTGGCCGTGCTGTCGCTGCTCGGGCCGGCACTGGCCGACACGCCGGTGCTCGACGCGCTCGGCGTCGACGTCCTGCCGGCCGCCGGCACGGCCGTCGCGCTGCCCGACGGCGGCTTCCTGCGCTCCCTGCCCGGCTCCGCCGGAGAGGTCGACCTCGTCGTTCCGCGTGACCAGACCACCCAGTGGTTGGACCGGCTGGTGGCCGCAGGGGTGCGCCGCGCCGGGGTGTGGGCTTACGAGGCACACCGGGTGGCGGCGCTGCGTCCGCGCCTGGGTGTGGACACCGACGAGCGCACGATCCCCCATGAGGTCGGCTGGATCGGGTCCGCAGTGCACCTCGACAAGGGCTGCTACCGGGGTCAGGAAACCGTCGCGCGGGTCCACAACCTCGGTAAACCGCCACGAATGCTCGTAGTGCTGCACCTCGACGGCGCCGCCGACCGGCCCGCCGCCGGCGACCCCGTGCTGGCCGGCGGCCGCACGGTCGGCCGGTTGGGCACCGTCGTCGACCACGTCGACGAGGGACCGATCGCGCTGGCGCTGCTCAAGCGGGGCCTGCCTGCGGACACCGAGCTCAGTACCGGTGGCACTGTGGCGGTGTCGGCCGCGATCGATCCCGACTCGATGCCCGCCGCCGATGTGGCCGGCGCAGGCCGGCTGGCGGTGGATCGGCTGCGCGGCGGCGCGCGCTGA
- a CDS encoding aminodeoxychorismate lyase: protein MADGLRVVVSLDGQLRDPQAPLLYADDLAAVRGDGIFETLLIRHGRPCLLDAHLGRLTHSARLMDLPEPDLPQWRSAVRVAVDQWVAAGGEEAALRLVYSRGRESDPTGTAYATISPLPARVAGVRRNGVAALMLDRGLASDADDGMPWLLAGAKTLSYAVNMAALRHAERHGAGDVVFVSTDGHILEGPRSTVVIAATSADGRPCLLTPPPWYPILRGTTQQALFEVARNKGYDCDYQALRPADLLAAQGVWLVSSITLAARVHTLDGNPLPPSPLADDFAALVDAAITRDR, encoded by the coding sequence ATGGCGGACGGACTCAGGGTGGTGGTCTCGCTCGACGGACAGCTCCGCGATCCGCAGGCGCCGCTGCTCTACGCCGACGATCTGGCCGCCGTGCGCGGCGACGGCATCTTCGAGACGCTGCTGATCCGGCACGGCCGCCCGTGCCTGCTCGACGCGCACCTGGGACGCCTGACGCATTCGGCGCGACTGATGGACCTGCCGGAGCCGGATCTGCCGCAGTGGCGGTCGGCCGTCCGCGTCGCCGTGGATCAGTGGGTGGCCGCCGGCGGTGAGGAGGCCGCGCTACGGCTGGTCTACAGCCGCGGCAGGGAGAGCGATCCCACCGGCACGGCGTACGCCACGATCAGCCCGCTGCCCGCCCGGGTCGCCGGCGTGCGGCGCAACGGCGTGGCGGCGCTGATGCTGGACCGCGGCCTGGCCTCGGACGCCGACGACGGGATGCCCTGGCTGCTGGCGGGCGCGAAGACGCTGTCCTACGCCGTCAACATGGCCGCGCTGCGGCACGCCGAGCGCCACGGCGCCGGGGACGTCGTCTTCGTCAGCACCGACGGCCACATCCTCGAGGGTCCCCGGTCGACCGTCGTCATCGCAGCCACCTCAGCCGACGGCCGGCCCTGCCTGCTCACCCCGCCGCCGTGGTATCCGATCCTGCGCGGCACCACGCAGCAGGCGCTGTTCGAGGTGGCGCGCAACAAGGGCTACGACTGCGACTACCAAGCCTTGCGGCCTGCGGATCTGCTTGCCGCGCAAGGTGTTTGGCTGGTGTCGAGCATCACGCTGGCGGCGCGGGTGCACACGCTCGACGGCAATCCGCTGCCCCCTTCGCCGTTGGCCGACGACTTCGCCGCCCTTGTCGACGCAGCGATCACCCGTGATCGCTGA
- a CDS encoding FABP family protein has protein sequence MTSGDDAVAAAAERARETAARNIPAFGDLPVPADTANLREGANLDDRLLALLPLVGVWRGEGEGRGSHGDYRFGQQIVVSHDGADYLNWEARSWRLTADGDYDGPTLRESGFWRFVSDPNDPGESQAIELLLAHSAGYIELFYGRPLSQSSWELVTDALARSKSGMLVGGAKRLYGIIDGGDLAYVEERVDADGGLVPHLSARLSRFIG, from the coding sequence GTGACCTCTGGCGACGACGCGGTCGCCGCAGCAGCCGAGCGTGCCCGGGAGACCGCCGCGCGCAACATCCCGGCTTTCGGTGACCTGCCCGTGCCCGCCGACACCGCCAATCTGCGGGAGGGCGCGAACCTCGATGACCGGCTGCTCGCTCTGCTGCCGTTGGTGGGCGTGTGGCGCGGTGAGGGTGAGGGCCGCGGATCGCACGGCGACTACCGGTTCGGCCAGCAGATCGTGGTGTCCCATGACGGCGCGGACTACCTGAACTGGGAAGCCCGGTCCTGGCGGCTGACCGCTGACGGCGACTATGACGGTCCGACGTTGCGCGAGAGCGGGTTCTGGCGGTTCGTCAGCGATCCCAACGATCCCGGCGAGTCGCAGGCCATCGAGTTGCTGCTCGCCCATTCCGCCGGCTACATCGAGCTGTTCTACGGCCGCCCGCTCAGCCAGTCGTCGTGGGAGCTCGTCACCGACGCGTTGGCCCGCAGCAAGTCCGGCATGCTCGTCGGGGGCGCCAAGAGGCTCTACGGCATCATCGACGGCGGCGACCTCGCCTACGTCGAGGAGCGGGTCGATGCCGACGGTGGCCTGGTCCCACACCTGTCCGCCCGACTGTCCCGGTTCATCGGCTAG
- a CDS encoding DUF732 domain-containing protein: MKITIAFAAAAAFAAVGLVSAPSALADPEGDFLSVIGKGGITWPSEKTQQVIDTGRAVCQDWDNGASFEQEVADLTSVTDWSDYQAGYFIGAATGAFCPEYEAKVS, from the coding sequence ATGAAGATCACCATCGCCTTCGCCGCCGCCGCGGCGTTCGCCGCCGTCGGCTTGGTCAGTGCTCCCTCGGCCCTAGCCGATCCCGAGGGCGATTTCCTATCGGTGATCGGCAAGGGCGGCATCACCTGGCCGTCGGAGAAGACCCAGCAGGTCATCGACACCGGCCGCGCGGTATGCCAGGACTGGGACAACGGAGCCTCCTTCGAGCAGGAGGTGGCCGACCTGACCAGCGTCACCGACTGGTCGGATTACCAGGCCGGCTACTTCATCGGGGCCGCCACGGGCGCCTTCTGCCCGGAGTACGAGGCCAAGGTCAGCTGA
- a CDS encoding DUF1416 domain-containing protein, producing the protein MCSAPKQGLTLPASVDLEKETVITGRVVDGSGQAVGGAFVRLLDSSDEFTAEVVASATGDFRFFAAPGTWTLRALSPAGNGDASVAPSGAGIHEVDVKVA; encoded by the coding sequence ATGTGCTCTGCACCCAAGCAAGGACTGACGTTGCCCGCGAGCGTCGACCTGGAGAAGGAGACGGTGATCACCGGTCGCGTCGTCGACGGCTCCGGTCAGGCGGTCGGCGGCGCCTTCGTGCGGCTGCTGGACAGCTCCGACGAGTTCACCGCGGAGGTCGTCGCGTCGGCCACCGGTGACTTCCGGTTCTTTGCCGCACCGGGTACGTGGACGCTGCGCGCGCTGTCTCCGGCGGGCAACGGCGACGCCTCGGTGGCGCCGTCGGGTGCAGGCATTCACGAGGTCGACGTCAAGGTCGCGTGA
- a CDS encoding sulfurtransferase has translation MARSDVLVTADWAESNLDAPKTVFVEVDEDTSAYDTGHIPGAIKLDWKTDLQDQVKRDFVDAEQFSKLLSERGIANDDTVILYGGNNNWFAAYAYWYFKLYGHESVKLLDGGRKKWELDARPLSTDTVTRPETSYTAKAPDSSIRAFRDEVIAAIGTKNLVDVRSPDEFSGKILAPAHLPQEQSQRPGHVPGAINVPWSKAANEDGTFKSDDELAKLYADAGLDGEKETIAYCRIGERSSHTWFVLQELLGHKNVKNYDGSWTEYGSLVGAPIELGN, from the coding sequence ATGGCACGCTCCGACGTCCTGGTCACAGCCGACTGGGCCGAGAGCAATCTCGACGCGCCGAAGACCGTCTTCGTCGAGGTCGACGAAGACACCAGCGCCTACGACACAGGACACATCCCGGGCGCGATCAAGCTGGACTGGAAGACCGATCTTCAGGACCAGGTCAAGCGCGACTTCGTCGACGCCGAACAGTTCTCCAAGCTGCTCTCCGAGCGCGGCATCGCCAATGACGACACGGTGATCCTGTACGGCGGCAACAACAATTGGTTCGCCGCGTACGCGTACTGGTACTTCAAGCTCTACGGCCACGAGAGCGTCAAGCTCCTCGACGGCGGCCGCAAGAAGTGGGAGCTCGACGCCCGGCCGCTGTCCACCGACACGGTGACCCGCCCCGAGACCTCCTACACGGCGAAGGCGCCCGACAGCAGCATCCGCGCGTTCCGCGACGAGGTCATCGCCGCGATCGGCACCAAGAACCTGGTCGACGTCCGCTCCCCCGACGAGTTCTCCGGCAAGATCCTCGCGCCGGCGCACCTGCCGCAGGAGCAGAGCCAGCGTCCAGGCCATGTCCCCGGCGCCATCAACGTCCCGTGGAGCAAGGCGGCCAACGAGGACGGCACGTTCAAGTCCGACGACGAGCTGGCGAAGCTGTACGCCGACGCCGGCCTGGACGGCGAGAAGGAGACCATCGCCTACTGCCGCATCGGTGAGCGCTCGTCGCACACCTGGTTCGTGCTGCAGGAGCTGCTGGGACACAAGAACGTCAAGAACTACGACGGCAGTTGGACGGAATACGGCTCCCTGGTGGGCGCCCCGATCGAGTTGGGAAATTGA
- a CDS encoding DUF4395 domain-containing protein, whose amino-acid sequence MSSTTQTRTPVQVDVRGPRFVAWVTTAVLVVTLLVSASSPAIAAVILGAQTVVFALGAALGPRRHPYGLVFASFVAPRLGPVTEREPVPPLKFAQLVGFVFAVIGVVGFAAGSAVLGLVATGFALAAAFLNAAFGICLGCRLYPLFLRLTPTHS is encoded by the coding sequence ATGTCGAGCACCACACAGACACGTACACCAGTCCAGGTCGACGTCCGCGGTCCGCGGTTCGTCGCCTGGGTCACGACCGCCGTCCTCGTCGTCACGCTGCTGGTGTCGGCGTCGAGTCCGGCGATCGCGGCGGTGATCCTGGGCGCGCAGACGGTGGTGTTCGCGCTGGGCGCCGCGCTGGGTCCCCGCCGGCACCCCTACGGTCTGGTGTTCGCCTCCTTCGTGGCGCCCCGGCTCGGCCCGGTCACCGAGCGTGAACCGGTTCCGCCACTGAAGTTCGCCCAGCTCGTCGGCTTCGTGTTCGCCGTCATCGGCGTCGTCGGCTTCGCCGCCGGGTCCGCCGTGCTGGGCCTCGTCGCCACCGGTTTCGCGCTGGCGGCGGCGTTCCTCAACGCAGCTTTCGGGATCTGCCTGGGCTGCCGGCTCTACCCTCTGTTCCTCCGCCTGACCCCGACTCACTCGTAA
- a CDS encoding Ms5788A family Cys-rich leader peptide, translating into MSLGKLSAVSARVELVLTKRRAVDLCRVAGCCCCCSC; encoded by the coding sequence ATGTCATTGGGTAAGCTGTCAGCCGTGTCAGCCCGCGTCGAGCTCGTGCTCACCAAGCGCCGCGCAGTCGATCTGTGCCGCGTTGCGGGTTGTTGCTGTTGTTGTAGCTGCTGA
- a CDS encoding thioredoxin family protein, with protein sequence MSSSWIAVIAVLVAAFGLAYVIGRLLTRRAGLLKATEDAPVVDTSELGLSRTGPTVVHFSAVWCGPCAGVRRVVDQVCADLPAVAHVEIDMDANPDAARRLSVLSLPTTFIFDADGRQRYRTSGVPGAADLRSALQPLLA encoded by the coding sequence GTGAGCTCTTCGTGGATCGCCGTGATCGCGGTGCTGGTCGCCGCCTTCGGTCTCGCCTATGTCATCGGCAGGCTGCTGACGAGGCGCGCGGGCTTGCTGAAGGCGACCGAGGATGCGCCGGTCGTGGACACCAGCGAGCTGGGCCTGTCCCGCACGGGGCCGACCGTCGTGCACTTCAGCGCCGTGTGGTGCGGACCGTGCGCGGGGGTGCGCCGGGTCGTCGACCAGGTGTGCGCCGACCTTCCGGCCGTCGCGCACGTGGAGATCGACATGGACGCCAACCCGGATGCGGCGCGACGCCTTTCGGTGCTCTCGCTGCCGACGACATTCATCTTCGACGCCGACGGCCGCCAGCGGTACCGGACGTCTGGTGTACCCGGTGCCGCTGACCTGCGGTCGGCCCTGCAGCCGCTGTTGGCTTGA